The uncultured Desulfuromonas sp. genome has a segment encoding these proteins:
- a CDS encoding DUF2062 domain-containing protein, which yields MTEGTDRSHILVAIPVFNHAATLRDVVERCLQHHDQVLVVDDGSDCAVASLVDDLPVTVLRHEHNCGKGAAILTAAQYGKKQGMSHLIILDADGQHFPEDLPQFFAAIEEEPLAIHVGLRDFSAEDVPGSSRFGRQFSNFWLKVQTGHKLGDVQSGYRAYPLAVFDHLQFSDCRYSFEVEVLVKASWAGVPLRDVPIQVYYAPGKARVSHFNKLTDNLRLSWLNTRLCMRSIAPWPHKRLVKRQQQPFSWRRPLRSLRQLLAQNVSPLKIALAMAVGVLLGALPLIACHTVVTLFVAGFFGLNRYLAVAAGNLCMPPLVPALCIEVGYYLRHGQWLTDISLETLGAQALERVYEWFLGSLLVGPLLAAVAGSLVYVVAVMLLGDMGKAVKDACSEHVES from the coding sequence ATGACCGAGGGGACAGACCGTTCGCATATCCTGGTGGCGATCCCGGTGTTTAATCACGCCGCAACCCTGCGCGATGTGGTGGAGCGCTGTCTGCAGCATCATGATCAGGTGCTGGTAGTGGATGACGGCAGTGATTGCGCTGTGGCGTCACTGGTTGACGACCTGCCGGTAACGGTGTTGCGGCATGAGCACAACTGTGGCAAAGGGGCGGCCATCCTGACAGCGGCGCAGTATGGCAAAAAGCAGGGTATGAGCCATCTGATCATCCTCGATGCCGATGGCCAGCATTTTCCCGAGGATTTGCCGCAATTTTTTGCGGCGATTGAGGAGGAACCGCTGGCCATTCATGTCGGGCTGCGCGATTTCAGTGCCGAGGATGTGCCGGGAAGCTCGCGCTTTGGTCGCCAGTTTTCCAACTTTTGGCTCAAGGTGCAGACCGGCCATAAGCTGGGGGATGTCCAGAGCGGCTACCGCGCTTATCCGCTGGCGGTGTTCGATCATCTGCAGTTCAGCGATTGTCGCTACTCGTTTGAGGTCGAAGTGCTGGTCAAGGCCAGTTGGGCCGGCGTGCCGCTGCGGGACGTGCCGATTCAGGTTTACTATGCGCCGGGCAAAGCGCGGGTGTCGCACTTCAATAAATTGACTGACAATCTGCGTTTATCGTGGCTCAATACACGTTTATGCATGCGATCCATTGCACCCTGGCCCCATAAACGCCTGGTAAAACGGCAGCAGCAACCGTTCAGCTGGCGACGGCCGCTACGCTCATTACGTCAGTTGCTGGCACAGAACGTGTCACCGTTAAAGATCGCCCTGGCCATGGCCGTTGGTGTGCTGCTCGGTGCTTTGCCGTTGATTGCCTGTCACACGGTGGTGACCCTGTTTGTCGCCGGATTTTTCGGGCTCAATCGTTATCTGGCCGTGGCCGCCGGCAATCTGTGCATGCCGCCGTTGGTACCGGCGCTGTGTATTGAAGTCGGCTATTACTTGCGTCATGGCCAATGGCTGACGGATATTTCGCTGGAGACGCTCGGCGCTCAGGCGTTGGAACGGGTTTACGAGTGGTTTCTCGGTTCTCTGTTGGTTGGACCGTTGCTGGCGGCTGTCGCCGGTAGCCTGGTTTATGTGGTCGCGGTCATGTTGTTGGGCGACATGGGGAAGGCGGTTAAGGACGCTTGTTCGGAGCATGTGGAATCATGA
- a CDS encoding lysophospholipid acyltransferase family protein produces the protein MTPQTHEPTQRPLGSKLGYQAFYVMIRSGGRRAAYALLYFVVAFYILFRPQVRRSCRPYIKRRFPLAGADALWWYSYRMVLDFGKVLVDRAVVGMLGPDQLKVVLHGREQLLEIRNRRQGMILMMSHVGCWQVAMSALNFLEEPVHMVMHQDDGSLERHYYEYAEQECPYRTIDPRGFLGGTLEMMGVLKQGMILAVMGDRLPPHERNVVTVNFLGDPVALPFSAFQLASATGAPIVVMMTRKSAGDRYEMELIEEIRVPQGLGRKADAYRPYVQQYADALAGYCRENPYQFYNFFDMWDGSNYK, from the coding sequence ATGACACCGCAAACGCATGAGCCAACCCAGCGGCCTCTGGGGTCCAAACTTGGTTATCAGGCTTTCTATGTGATGATTCGCAGCGGCGGACGTCGGGCAGCCTATGCCCTGTTGTATTTTGTCGTCGCCTTTTATATCCTGTTCCGCCCTCAGGTGCGGCGCAGTTGTCGGCCCTATATCAAGCGGCGTTTCCCGCTGGCCGGGGCGGATGCCCTGTGGTGGTACAGTTACCGCATGGTGCTCGATTTCGGTAAGGTTCTGGTCGATCGTGCCGTGGTCGGCATGCTCGGACCGGATCAGCTCAAAGTTGTCCTGCATGGCCGGGAACAATTGCTGGAGATTCGTAACCGCCGCCAGGGGATGATCCTGATGATGTCCCATGTCGGCTGCTGGCAGGTGGCCATGTCGGCGTTGAACTTTTTGGAAGAGCCGGTGCACATGGTGATGCATCAGGATGACGGCAGTCTCGAACGCCATTATTACGAATATGCCGAACAGGAATGCCCGTATCGCACCATTGATCCGCGCGGTTTTCTCGGCGGCACGCTGGAGATGATGGGTGTGCTGAAACAGGGCATGATCCTGGCGGTGATGGGGGATCGTTTGCCACCTCATGAACGCAATGTGGTGACGGTCAATTTCCTCGGTGATCCCGTCGCGCTACCGTTCAGTGCGTTTCAATTAGCCTCGGCCACCGGCGCGCCCATTGTGGTGATGATGACCCGCAAAAGTGCCGGTGATCGCTATGAAATGGAATTGATCGAGGAGATTCGTGTGCCGCAGGGACTGGGCCGTAAAGCGGATGCCTACCGGCCTTACGTGCAGCAGTATGCGGATGCCCTGGCGGGTTATTGCCGGGAAAATCCGTATCAGTTTTATAATTTCTTTGATATGTGGGATGGCAGTAACTATAAATAA
- a CDS encoding phosphopantetheine-binding protein, whose amino-acid sequence MTTKEKLKQILVEDLNLEDITPEEIADDEPLFGEGLGLDSLDAVELVVLVQKHFGVEIKDMEEGRPALQSINSLAEFIETNQE is encoded by the coding sequence ATGACGACCAAGGAAAAACTCAAGCAGATTCTGGTGGAAGATCTCAACCTTGAGGATATCACGCCCGAAGAAATTGCCGATGACGAGCCGCTGTTCGGCGAAGGACTCGGTCTGGATTCATTGGATGCCGTTGAACTGGTGGTGCTGGTTCAAAAGCATTTCGGTGTCGAGATCAAAGATATGGAAGAGGGGCGTCCCGCTCTGCAATCCATCAACAGCCTGGCTGAATTTATTGAAACCAATCAGGAGTAG
- a CDS encoding beta-ketoacyl-[acyl-carrier-protein] synthase family protein, whose protein sequence is MANRIAVTGIGCLSAAGNTLEQAIASMLDGERHGGDPLRFTTTHADVYPVFSIADDFEQVSARDVLRTTRLGLAAAGQAVTQSGWSLEALRGLRVGVCMGTTVGSAMNNEAFYAGYRNGETPDMTPINRFLGSNPAAAISRHYGFSGPTQTIVNACSSGTDAIGLATAWIQCGLCDLVLAGGADELCRTTYNGFASLQISSTKLCRPFDAERTGLNLGEGAGVLVLESDSSARHRGVPAQGYILGYGSGTDGWHLTAPHPEGRGLKQALAEALRVSRVQPKQLGFVNTHGTGTRDNDRVESLVLRDCLNGVPFHSTKGYTGHTLGAAGAIEAAFVLGFLQRGRIPASAGFLTMDDELATVPVTQVHEFDASLALSESLAFGGNNAVLVFERGEVVS, encoded by the coding sequence ATGGCAAATCGCATTGCGGTGACCGGAATCGGCTGCCTGAGTGCAGCGGGAAACACCCTGGAACAAGCGATCGCGTCCATGTTGGACGGCGAGCGCCATGGTGGTGATCCGTTACGATTCACGACCACGCACGCCGATGTCTATCCGGTGTTTTCCATCGCCGACGACTTTGAACAGGTCAGTGCGCGTGACGTGTTGCGCACCACGCGTCTGGGTCTGGCGGCGGCCGGACAGGCCGTGACTCAGTCGGGCTGGTCTCTGGAAGCATTACGCGGCCTGCGGGTCGGGGTGTGTATGGGCACCACAGTGGGCAGTGCGATGAATAATGAGGCGTTTTATGCCGGATATCGCAATGGCGAAACACCGGACATGACGCCGATCAATCGTTTTCTCGGCAGTAACCCGGCCGCGGCGATCAGCCGTCATTACGGTTTCAGTGGCCCGACTCAGACGATTGTCAATGCCTGTTCGTCCGGGACCGATGCGATCGGTCTGGCGACCGCATGGATACAGTGCGGTTTGTGCGATTTGGTTCTGGCCGGCGGTGCTGATGAGTTGTGTCGCACCACCTACAACGGATTTGCTTCGTTGCAGATCAGTTCGACGAAATTGTGTCGACCGTTTGATGCCGAGCGCACCGGGTTGAACCTGGGAGAAGGGGCTGGGGTGCTGGTGCTGGAATCCGACTCTTCTGCCCGCCACCGGGGTGTTCCGGCGCAGGGCTATATTCTCGGTTACGGCAGCGGGACCGATGGCTGGCATCTGACGGCTCCGCATCCGGAGGGGCGTGGGCTTAAACAGGCGTTGGCCGAAGCGTTGCGTGTCAGTCGGGTGCAACCGAAGCAGTTGGGATTTGTCAATACCCATGGGACCGGAACCAGAGACAATGATCGGGTTGAGAGCCTGGTGCTGCGTGACTGTCTCAATGGCGTTCCGTTTCACTCCACCAAAGGCTACACCGGCCATACTCTAGGGGCGGCAGGGGCCATTGAAGCGGCCTTTGTCCTCGGGTTTTTACAACGCGGAAGAATTCCCGCCAGCGCCGGTTTTTTGACCATGGACGACGAGTTGGCAACGGTTCCGGTAACCCAGGTGCATGAGTTCGATGCCTCGCTGGCATTATCGGAATCTCTGGCCTTCGGCGGCAACAATGCCGTGCTGGTGTTTGAACGCGGGGAGGTGGTGTCATGA
- a CDS encoding beta-ketoacyl synthase N-terminal-like domain-containing protein — MNLLSQPVAIQGIGCVGGFGQGGDAFIRALEDGLDQPQTLEQCHGDGLAYYPAFLAKTDGLDEFVAKRSLRRLDHYSRLALLGGCLALADAGIDAQKRERIGVIVASGYGASATTFGFLDSVLEDGDHCASPTAFSNSVHNVAGAYLSMQLGIHGPNLTLSQFEMSVTAALHNAVCWLQQGRVDTVLVGGVDEHCAVLNYCYGRYFADEPRPERIEPFAFDHQTAIPGEGSAFLVLSRDPKKARYGYIDALCAGHIEAGGDALIQRSPVLLGADGQRNSGAWYRQSIGRPKTSCSPVYGSLPCGQAFDLVAAALMVRDQHCHALCSRDEECAPIRQVTSVKCAADGQFGAIRVTRGFGKGR; from the coding sequence ATGAATCTGCTTTCTCAACCCGTAGCGATTCAGGGAATTGGTTGTGTCGGTGGCTTTGGTCAGGGGGGAGACGCCTTTATTCGTGCCCTTGAGGATGGGCTGGATCAGCCGCAAACGTTGGAGCAATGTCATGGGGATGGGCTGGCGTATTATCCGGCTTTTCTCGCCAAAACCGACGGCTTGGATGAATTCGTCGCCAAGCGCTCTTTGCGGCGTCTTGATCATTATTCCCGACTGGCGTTGCTTGGTGGTTGCCTGGCACTTGCCGATGCCGGTATTGATGCGCAAAAACGGGAAAGAATCGGCGTTATTGTCGCCAGTGGTTACGGTGCTTCGGCCACGACGTTCGGTTTTCTCGATTCGGTGCTTGAGGATGGCGATCACTGTGCCTCGCCGACGGCGTTTTCCAATTCGGTTCACAATGTGGCCGGGGCTTATCTGTCGATGCAGTTGGGGATTCATGGCCCGAATCTGACCTTGAGTCAGTTTGAAATGTCGGTGACGGCGGCTCTGCACAATGCGGTGTGCTGGTTGCAACAGGGGCGGGTGGATACCGTGCTGGTCGGTGGTGTCGATGAGCATTGCGCGGTCCTGAATTATTGTTATGGCCGTTATTTTGCTGACGAGCCGCGGCCCGAACGCATTGAGCCGTTTGCTTTTGATCATCAGACGGCCATCCCCGGAGAGGGATCGGCATTTCTGGTGCTGAGTCGCGATCCGAAAAAAGCGCGCTATGGCTATATTGATGCGTTGTGCGCTGGCCATATTGAGGCGGGAGGGGATGCGCTGATTCAGCGTTCGCCGGTGTTGCTTGGTGCTGATGGTCAGCGCAATAGCGGTGCCTGGTATCGTCAAAGCATCGGCAGGCCAAAGACCAGTTGTTCTCCCGTCTATGGCAGTTTGCCTTGCGGTCAGGCCTTTGATCTGGTGGCTGCTGCGCTCATGGTTCGCGATCAACACTGCCACGCCTTGTGCAGCCGTGATGAAGAGTGTGCCCCGATTCGCCAGGTAACCAGTGTCAAGTGTGCCGCGGACGGCCAGTTTGGTGCCATTCGGGTAACTCGGGGATTTGGAAAGGGACGTTAG
- a CDS encoding BtrH N-terminal domain-containing protein, whose amino-acid sequence MTVDFPHRQSAHCESGAVANLLTHAGLPVSEAMAFGLGGGLFFGYVPFVKLNGLPLTTYRCRPGGIFNRVTKGLHCPVHQQRYRSQQQAMDDLDRRLEEGIAIGVQTSVFWLPYIPAALRFHFNAHNLIVIGKEGSRYLISDPVMPELVWCEADDLVKARFAQGALAPRGRCYYLKEAPQVTDLRRPALRGMKIVCRDMQAPVPVGGIRGMRFLAKSMRQWEERYGTRRAISCLAQLIRMQEEIGTGGAGFRFIYAAFLQECAELYDQQDLSDLAQQLTEIGDGWRDLAVNAARRCKGRDEAITFDTLADQVVRQADVEEPFFRDLRLVVKEVQRKLKQG is encoded by the coding sequence ATGACTGTCGATTTTCCTCATCGTCAATCGGCGCATTGTGAAAGTGGCGCCGTTGCCAATTTACTGACCCACGCCGGATTGCCCGTTTCCGAGGCTATGGCCTTTGGTTTGGGCGGCGGCCTGTTTTTCGGCTATGTGCCGTTTGTCAAACTCAACGGCTTGCCCTTGACCACCTATCGCTGTCGTCCGGGAGGCATTTTCAACCGGGTGACCAAGGGGCTGCACTGTCCCGTCCACCAGCAACGCTACCGCAGTCAACAGCAGGCCATGGACGATCTTGACCGGCGACTCGAAGAGGGGATTGCCATTGGGGTTCAAACCAGTGTCTTCTGGCTGCCTTACATTCCTGCGGCGCTGCGGTTTCATTTCAATGCCCACAATCTGATTGTCATCGGGAAAGAGGGCTCCCGCTATCTGATCAGTGATCCGGTGATGCCGGAGTTGGTGTGGTGTGAAGCCGATGACCTGGTCAAGGCTCGCTTTGCCCAGGGAGCTCTGGCGCCTCGTGGGCGCTGCTATTATCTCAAAGAGGCTCCGCAGGTCACCGACCTGCGACGGCCGGCGTTGCGCGGCATGAAAATCGTTTGTCGCGACATGCAGGCACCGGTGCCGGTAGGCGGCATTCGCGGGATGCGTTTTCTGGCCAAAAGTATGCGCCAATGGGAGGAGCGGTACGGAACCCGACGGGCCATCTCCTGTCTGGCTCAGTTGATTCGTATGCAGGAAGAGATCGGTACCGGTGGTGCCGGTTTCCGGTTTATTTATGCGGCGTTTCTTCAGGAATGTGCCGAATTGTATGACCAACAGGATTTGAGCGATCTGGCCCAACAACTGACCGAGATCGGCGACGGCTGGCGTGATCTGGCGGTTAATGCGGCACGGCGCTGTAAAGGGCGTGACGAGGCCATCACCTTTGACACCCTGGCGGATCAGGTGGTTCGTCAGGCCGATGTTGAAGAGCCGTTTTTTCGTGATCTGCGGCTGGTGGTGAAAGAGGTGCAGCGAAAGTTGAAACAGGGATGA
- a CDS encoding ABC transporter ATP-binding protein, whose protein sequence is MTCPALEAKSLVKQYRGQECPAVNGMDLSLHAGELIGLLGPNGAGKTTTISMLSTLMRPDSGTLTLHGVDALRSPQKVRRLIGMVPQELALYPSLTLAENLRFFGRLYGLTGSPLERALAWSADVTGLEEVTGRRIDTFSGGMKRRANLAAGIIHQPRILFLDEPTVGIDAQSRHQILTNLRQLNEDGMTMVYTTHYMEEVSQLCQRVVVIDEGREVVTGTVGALMADHPECAHLEDLFLKLTGKQLRD, encoded by the coding sequence ATGACCTGCCCGGCGCTTGAGGCAAAATCACTGGTCAAACAGTACCGTGGACAAGAGTGTCCGGCTGTGAACGGTATGGATCTGTCGTTGCACGCGGGAGAGCTGATCGGTTTGCTTGGCCCGAATGGTGCCGGTAAAACCACGACCATTTCCATGCTGTCGACCCTGATGCGACCGGACAGCGGCACATTGACCCTCCATGGCGTTGATGCGTTGCGTTCGCCGCAAAAAGTGCGTCGTCTGATCGGCATGGTGCCTCAGGAACTGGCTTTGTATCCCAGTCTGACGCTGGCCGAAAACCTACGTTTCTTTGGGCGCTTGTATGGCTTGACTGGTTCTCCTCTTGAGCGGGCCCTTGCCTGGAGTGCCGATGTTACAGGACTTGAAGAGGTCACCGGGCGGCGTATTGACACCTTTTCCGGCGGCATGAAGCGCCGCGCCAATCTGGCCGCCGGCATCATCCATCAACCACGGATTCTTTTTCTCGATGAACCTACGGTGGGTATTGATGCCCAGTCCCGCCACCAGATCCTTACCAACCTGCGTCAACTCAATGAAGACGGCATGACCATGGTCTACACCACCCATTACATGGAGGAGGTCAGTCAACTGTGTCAGCGTGTGGTGGTGATTGACGAGGGGCGTGAAGTGGTGACCGGTACGGTTGGGGCTCTGATGGCCGATCATCCGGAATGTGCCCACCTTGAGGATCTGTTTCTCAAACTGACCGGTAAGCAGTTGAGGGATTGA
- a CDS encoding ABC transporter permease, translating to MLLQLWAVIVKELQLLRRDRGGLAVLFIMPVALVLVVCLVQDNILKTSGAAAVEVLVVDHDQATFGPWLMAQLRQQGDVHLSVEDDGCTFVQAQQRVDRGDYQLGVYLSPGLSNALQQALDFQVRRELFPSAPPADNPVMPSVHYSFDPAVQGGLRSGLTGLVQQLVQRRVAELRLESFQRYLPKKIEHYVSHELGPMFAQALAQHPLELPLRVDDDDGLPVAPLESGEAFTMPTSIQHNVPAWSIFGLFFIILPLSTVMLQERAQGVFVRLQLVPGSALSLLIGRVGAYLIISLVQFALMLSVGRTLLPLLGTDQLDLHGQVPGLFVVSLCVALTACGFGLLLGVYARSSQQASLTAAVAIVIFAALGGIMIPVYLMPEMMQTVSVISPLGWGMEAMQILVLRGGRLAETWPYLMRLLICFVVCCLFAWRRLRQRC from the coding sequence ATGCTATTGCAACTGTGGGCGGTGATCGTCAAGGAACTGCAACTGTTGCGCCGTGACCGCGGCGGACTGGCGGTATTGTTCATCATGCCGGTGGCGCTGGTTCTGGTGGTGTGCCTGGTGCAGGATAATATTCTCAAAACCTCCGGTGCTGCGGCGGTTGAAGTCCTGGTAGTTGATCATGATCAGGCAACCTTCGGGCCCTGGCTGATGGCACAATTACGCCAACAGGGCGATGTCCACCTCTCGGTTGAAGATGATGGCTGTACCTTTGTCCAGGCCCAACAACGCGTGGATCGTGGAGACTATCAGTTAGGGGTTTATCTGTCGCCGGGGCTGAGCAATGCCTTGCAGCAAGCGCTGGATTTTCAGGTGCGTCGTGAGCTTTTTCCGTCTGCTCCCCCGGCAGATAACCCGGTCATGCCATCCGTCCACTACTCCTTTGATCCGGCGGTTCAGGGTGGACTGCGTTCCGGTCTCACCGGTCTGGTTCAGCAGCTTGTTCAGCGCCGTGTCGCCGAATTGCGGCTGGAGTCTTTTCAGCGCTATCTGCCGAAGAAAATCGAGCATTATGTGTCGCACGAATTGGGGCCGATGTTTGCTCAGGCGCTGGCACAACATCCGCTGGAGTTGCCGCTGCGTGTGGATGACGATGATGGACTGCCGGTGGCACCGCTGGAGAGTGGTGAGGCCTTTACCATGCCGACCTCAATTCAGCACAATGTTCCGGCCTGGTCGATTTTTGGTCTGTTTTTCATCATTCTGCCGTTGTCGACGGTGATGTTGCAGGAGCGTGCCCAGGGTGTCTTTGTTCGGTTGCAACTTGTGCCGGGTTCTGCCTTGTCGTTGTTGATCGGCCGGGTGGGTGCTTACCTGATCATCAGCCTGGTTCAATTTGCGCTGATGCTCTCGGTCGGGCGGACGTTGTTGCCTCTCTTGGGCACTGATCAGCTCGATCTGCATGGCCAGGTGCCGGGGCTATTTGTCGTCAGTCTGTGTGTGGCCCTGACCGCCTGTGGATTTGGTCTGTTGCTCGGCGTCTACGCGCGTAGCAGTCAACAGGCCAGTTTGACCGCTGCCGTGGCCATTGTTATTTTCGCCGCTCTCGGGGGCATTATGATTCCAGTTTATCTGATGCCGGAGATGATGCAGACGGTCAGCGTGATTTCGCCACTGGGATGGGGCATGGAGGCGATGCAGATTCTTGTGTTGCGCGGTGGCCGCTTAGCCGAGACCTGGCCGTATCTCATGCGCCTGTTGATCTGTTTTGTTGTCTGTTGTCTTTTTGCCTGGCGCCGATTGCGTCAGCGTTGCTGA
- a CDS encoding phosphopantetheine-binding protein, translating to MSREALYRELQNLIIEACHIQEEFPDVIDPDVSLIGPDSPLGLDSLDAVEIVVAVQRHYDVRIGGEETGREALDTLNALADFVESHRQ from the coding sequence ATGAGTCGTGAAGCGTTGTACCGTGAATTACAAAATCTGATTATTGAAGCCTGTCATATTCAGGAGGAGTTTCCTGATGTGATTGATCCTGATGTGTCGTTGATTGGTCCGGATTCCCCTCTGGGGCTGGACTCGCTTGATGCCGTTGAAATCGTCGTGGCGGTGCAGCGACATTATGATGTTCGCATCGGTGGTGAAGAAACCGGGCGTGAAGCGCTCGACACCTTAAATGCGTTGGCTGATTTTGTCGAGTCCCATCGACAATAA
- a CDS encoding Na/Pi cotransporter family protein: MSALLSQSLLFGLLGGLGLFLFGMKIMSEGLQKVAGNRMRKILSALTNNRYVAAFVGLAVTAIIQSSSATTVMVVGFVNAGLMSLVQAIGVVLGANVGTTVTAQLIAFKITKFALPAIGIGVGLKMFAKRKSWVYIGEIILGFGILFYGLSVMKHAFDPVKTSEEFRHIFTLVGDNHLLAVAVGALLTVIVQSSSATIGITLALATSGLLTFEGSMALILGENIGTTITANLAAIGANVAARRTAMSHFLFNVIGVAYMLILFPYFTAFIEWLTPGDADFVITTQQQAADLMMAVGDKPYIARHIANTHTLFNILNVVIFLPIIGLLAKLATRLVPGEDVEVEFHLKYIDNRVLNTPPLAISQARSETNRMAELCLECFDDTLRFMRTRDTRMLEGLRKKEDLIDLLQKEIIDFLVAVSQRPISQEVSKEISSLMHMVNDLEKVGDYCENLWELGERKMEERVSFSQMAMDEFDDLAGHTRDFLAFVKAAMERKDVTIGEKAQFMENRIDDLEERLRLNHIARLNTGECSVTPGLIFIDMLHNFEKIGDHTHSVSRALVGKK, encoded by the coding sequence ATGTCGGCGTTGTTGAGCCAGAGCTTGCTGTTTGGGCTGTTGGGTGGTCTTGGTCTGTTCCTGTTCGGCATGAAGATCATGTCGGAGGGATTGCAGAAGGTCGCCGGAAACCGGATGCGGAAAATTCTCTCCGCATTGACCAATAACCGTTATGTGGCTGCTTTTGTCGGCCTGGCGGTCACGGCGATTATTCAATCGTCCAGTGCCACAACCGTCATGGTGGTCGGTTTTGTCAATGCCGGTCTCATGTCGCTGGTGCAGGCCATCGGTGTTGTGCTTGGCGCGAATGTGGGGACCACGGTCACGGCGCAGCTGATTGCCTTTAAAATTACCAAATTTGCTCTTCCGGCCATCGGTATCGGTGTCGGCTTGAAGATGTTTGCCAAGCGAAAAAGCTGGGTGTATATCGGCGAAATCATCCTCGGCTTCGGCATCCTGTTTTATGGTCTGTCGGTGATGAAACATGCGTTTGATCCGGTCAAGACCAGTGAAGAATTTCGCCATATCTTCACCCTGGTCGGCGACAACCATCTGCTGGCCGTCGCTGTCGGCGCGTTGTTAACGGTGATCGTCCAGAGCAGCAGTGCCACCATCGGTATTACCCTGGCACTGGCCACCAGTGGTCTTCTTACGTTTGAAGGCAGTATGGCGTTAATTCTCGGTGAGAATATCGGCACCACCATCACCGCCAATCTGGCGGCGATTGGAGCCAACGTCGCGGCGCGACGCACCGCCATGTCGCATTTTTTGTTCAATGTGATCGGCGTGGCGTACATGTTAATTTTGTTTCCTTACTTTACGGCGTTTATCGAGTGGCTGACACCCGGTGACGCCGATTTTGTTATTACCACCCAGCAACAGGCTGCGGACCTGATGATGGCGGTGGGAGATAAGCCTTACATTGCCCGCCATATTGCCAATACGCATACCCTGTTCAATATTCTCAATGTCGTTATCTTCCTGCCGATCATCGGCTTGCTGGCCAAACTGGCGACACGCTTGGTTCCCGGAGAAGATGTCGAAGTCGAGTTTCATCTGAAATATATCGATAATCGTGTTCTCAATACACCACCGCTGGCGATCAGCCAGGCCCGTTCGGAAACGAATCGCATGGCGGAGTTGTGTCTGGAATGTTTTGACGATACCCTGCGCTTTATGCGCACCCGTGATACGCGCATGCTGGAAGGGCTGCGCAAGAAGGAAGATCTGATCGATCTGCTGCAAAAGGAGATCATTGATTTCCTGGTCGCGGTTTCCCAGCGGCCCATTTCTCAGGAAGTGTCCAAAGAAATTTCCTCGTTGATGCATATGGTTAATGATCTGGAAAAGGTCGGCGACTACTGTGAAAACCTCTGGGAACTGGGCGAACGCAAAATGGAAGAGCGGGTCAGCTTCTCGCAGATGGCCATGGATGAATTTGACGATCTGGCCGGTCATACCCGTGACTTTCTCGCTTTTGTCAAAGCGGCCATGGAGCGCAAGGATGTTACGATTGGTGAAAAAGCCCAGTTCATGGAAAACCGCATTGATGATTTGGAAGAACGGTTACGCCTTAATCACATCGCCCGCCTTAATACCGGCGAATGTTCAGTTACTCCGGGACTGATTTTTATCGATATGCTGCACAATTTCGAAAAAATCGGCGATCATACCCATAGCGTATCGCGGGCTCTTGTCGGAAAAAAATAG